The Rhinolophus sinicus isolate RSC01 linkage group LG15, ASM3656204v1, whole genome shotgun sequence region TGGCTCTCCCCGTACCCACCCAGCCTCTGTTTCCCACTGTTCAGGAAGAGGTTTGATTGCATGGGCCCCTCAGCTCGGAGGGTCTCCCTTCCTCTCTAGGTGCTTCCAAGGGAGGACCTCAAAACAGTAAAGGCCCTGCATGAAATCATGAAGCAAATCAGGACAGCAGTTCCCACTGGTCACCTGGCCTGCTAAGgaccagagaagggaaggagtcTGGGTCACCAGAGAACAGTGCCCCCTCCTCTCCAGGGAGACCCCTGttttggtatgtgtgtgtgggggggtgcatTTCTGAATCTCTAAGCCCTTCAGCCAACTATGAGAGGGCACTAGAGGCCCCACTCtgctcccaccacccccacctcctcgtGGTTCTTCTTCAGGTAGGCCAGCTCCTCATTCAGGCTCTCGATCTGCATCTCCAGGTCCGCCTTGGCCAGGGTCAGCTCGTCCAGCACCCTGCGCAGGCCGTTGATGTCGGCCTCCACGCTCTGGCGCAGGGCCAGCTCGTTCTCATAcctgggaagagaaagggaacccAAAGTAAGGAAGGGTGAGGGGTCTGGGCTGCTtgagttgggggagggagagaggtcaAAAAAAGGGGGCAACgcagaaaggcagagggagccaGGAGCGCACTTGAGTCTGAAGTCGTCCGCAGCCAGCCTGGCGTTGTCAATCTCCAGGATGACCCGGGAGTTGTCAATGGTGCCCGCCAGGATCTGCAGGAGACAGGGAGTTGGTGCCAAGAAaatccctccctcttccctgctgctgtccccaccctgcaccccagGCTGGCTCCCCACCAACAACCTCTCCTCTGCCACCACCAACAAGAGCCTGTAGGGTTCCCGGGCAGAGTCCAGCTTTATCTCGGGTATCCACTACTTGGTCTGCCCCTTTCTCCAGGGCAGGAAAGACCAAGGAGCCAGAATTGCCTGGCACCCCCTGTAGGAATTAAATGTcccggagtggggtgggggctctgaCAACAGCCCTCTGGAGGATACTCCACCAGCTTCGCCTTGGACAGCTCGGGGTTGCTGGCCTCCTGCACACCTTGACACAGCCAGATATCTACAGAACATTCCAGCCAGTGAGAACCTGGAGGAAAGCTGAGGAAGGCTtcttacagctgaggaaactggtCCAGGGGAGTGACAGAGTGAGTGGGTGGCAGAGCCCATAATGATTTTCAGGTCTCCTAAGTCCCAGTAGTGCTTTTGGCACCAAAGACATCTTCAGCGGGTGAGGCAGGAGGCCCTGGCACTCAGGGTTCCTGAAGCTACACTCATCATTCTTGCAAAAGAAGCAAAGGGACACATATGCAGAGTCCAGTTGCTCGCTAATTGCACCCACCTGGGCCCCCGCTGGCCCTGACCAGATTCCCAGGATCTGCCCTGCGCTGCCAGGTTGAGCAGATATATGCCAACATTCACACCTGGAAAGTATTCCCCACATTCCAAGTTTGCCAAGGTTACACACCAACAATCATTGCCTGGGCAGGAAAGGATTTCCTCGAGGCAGCAGGAACACTGTCATTAGAGAGGAGAGCAGGGAAgcagccccctgcccccctctCTTTGATCCCTGAGGACTCACCTTGTCCCGCAGCTCCTCGATGGTCTTGTAGTAGTGGCTGTAATCGCGCTCCGGGCTGGCCGGGCTCTGCCTTTGGTACCAGTCACGGATCTTCACCTCCAGCTCGGTGTTGGCCTCCTCCAGGGCACGCACCTTGTCCAGGTAGGAGGCCAGGCGGTCGTTGAGGTTCTGCATGGTGATCTTCTCATTGCCAGAGAGGAGGCCGCCCTCGCCACCACCGAAGTCACCAAAGCCACCTCCAAAGCCTCCACTGAAACCACTACCAGCCCCTCCACCAAAGCCACAGCTTATGCCGCTCCCATAGCCCCCTCCCGACCCAGAGGAGACAAACCTGGCAGAAGAAGCTGAGATACTCCGGTTTCCACCTCCCCCATAGAAATTCCCCCCACCAAAgccacctcccccagcccagagGGAACCCCCCCGGGTAGAGCTACCCCCAAAGGGGGAGG contains the following coding sequences:
- the LOC109455869 gene encoding keratin, type I cytoskeletal 15 — translated: MSTAFLQTSSSPFGGSSTRGGSLWAGGGGFGGGNFYGGGGNRSISASSARFVSSGSGGGYGSGISCGFGGGAGSGFSGGFGGGFGDFGGGEGGLLSGNEKITMQNLNDRLASYLDKVRALEEANTELEVKIRDWYQRQSPASPERDYSHYYKTIEELRDKILAGTIDNSRVILEIDNARLAADDFRLKYENELALRQSVEADINGLRRVLDELTLAKADLEMQIESLNEELAYLKKNHEEEMREFGSQVAGQVNVEMDAAPGVDLTRVLAEMREQYEAIAEKNRRDAEAWFFSKTEELNKEVASNTEMIQTSKTEITDLRRTLQGLEIELQSQLSMKAGLESSLAETECRYATQLAQIQGLISGLEAQLSELRCEMESQNQEYKILLDIKTRLEQEIATYRSLLEGQDARMAGIGTREASLGSGGSSGKVRINVEESVDGKVVSSHKREI